One region of Peribacillus simplex genomic DNA includes:
- the aroC gene encoding chorismate synthase has product MRYLTAGESHGPQLTTIIEGLPAGMPITTEDINQELGRRQKGHGRGRRMQIEKDQAFISSGIRHGYTLGSPVALVVENDDWKHWTKIMGSEGLSEEEAEEIKRKITRPRPGHADLNGGIKYGHRDLRNVLERSSARETTVRVAAGAVAKKLLSLLGIEVASHVLEIGGVKAEPLKYETIQQLQQVTEESSVRCFDKNVEQQMKDAIDEAKQKGDSIGGIVEVIVEGMPVGVGSYVHYDRKLDAKLAAAIMSINAFKGVEIGLGFEAAHRFGSDVHDEIAWDEEQGYYRKTNRLGGFEGGMTTGMPIVVRGVMKPIPTLYKPLKSVDIDTKEVFEASVERSDSCAVPAAAVVAEAVVAWELAAAIVEQFPSDRFEQLAEYIRSYRKEVKGF; this is encoded by the coding sequence ATGAGATATTTAACAGCGGGAGAATCGCATGGTCCGCAACTTACTACTATTATTGAGGGATTACCGGCAGGAATGCCGATTACGACTGAGGATATAAATCAAGAATTAGGACGCCGGCAAAAAGGGCATGGGCGTGGACGAAGGATGCAGATAGAGAAAGATCAAGCTTTTATATCTTCGGGAATCAGACACGGCTACACACTAGGATCACCGGTGGCTTTAGTGGTTGAGAACGACGACTGGAAGCATTGGACGAAGATCATGGGAAGTGAAGGGCTCTCAGAGGAAGAAGCTGAAGAAATCAAACGTAAAATCACCCGGCCTCGCCCTGGTCATGCTGATTTGAACGGTGGGATTAAGTACGGGCACCGCGATTTAAGAAATGTTTTGGAACGGTCTTCAGCCCGTGAAACGACCGTAAGGGTAGCAGCAGGGGCTGTCGCTAAAAAGCTTTTGTCTTTATTGGGGATAGAAGTGGCATCACATGTTTTGGAAATTGGTGGAGTGAAGGCAGAACCGCTAAAGTACGAAACGATTCAGCAATTGCAGCAGGTGACAGAAGAATCATCTGTTAGATGTTTTGATAAAAACGTAGAGCAGCAGATGAAGGACGCAATTGATGAAGCGAAACAAAAAGGGGATTCCATCGGCGGCATCGTTGAAGTCATTGTAGAAGGAATGCCGGTGGGTGTAGGAAGTTATGTGCATTATGACCGTAAGCTTGATGCAAAACTTGCCGCTGCGATAATGAGCATCAATGCATTTAAAGGGGTAGAAATTGGTCTTGGGTTTGAAGCGGCCCATCGATTCGGCAGTGATGTCCATGATGAGATCGCATGGGATGAAGAACAGGGGTATTACCGGAAAACCAATCGCCTTGGCGGTTTTGAAGGCGGTATGACTACTGGAATGCCGATAGTTGTGCGCGGTGTAATGAAGCCGATCCCTACTTTATATAAACCTTTGAAAAGTGTTGATATTGATACGAAGGAAGTGTTCGAAGCAAGTGTCGAACGTTCTGATAGTTGTGCAGTTCCTGCCGCAGCAGTGGTTGCTGAGGCAGTAGTGGCATGGGAACTGGCGGCTGCGATCGTTGAGCAATTCCCTTCAGATCGTTTTGAGCAATTAGCGGAATACATTAGATCATATCGGAAAGAAGTAAAGGGGTTTTAA
- a CDS encoding CheR family methyltransferase, which produces MPQEYEEFIRNIKMLTGIDLASYKEGQMKRRLTSLYEKRGYHSFREYYKDIQTCPGVLIEFLDRMTINVSEFYRNPKRWEVLELKILPGLLGSKKKLKIWSAACSTGEEPYTIAMMLSNLVPLSQIEILATDLDENVMARAELGIYPERSLTEVPEEIKREYFEKEGSFYRVNDEIKKRVTFKKQNLLADRFDRGFDLVVCRNVLIYFTEEAKSLLYEKFSASLNSGGIFFVGSTEQIFTPGKYQFETVDTFFYKKK; this is translated from the coding sequence ATGCCTCAAGAATATGAAGAGTTCATTCGTAATATCAAAATGTTGACAGGCATTGATTTGGCATCATATAAGGAAGGGCAAATGAAAAGGCGACTAACATCTCTATATGAAAAAAGAGGTTATCATTCATTTCGTGAATACTATAAAGACATTCAAACCTGTCCTGGAGTTTTAATTGAGTTTTTGGATAGAATGACAATCAATGTTTCCGAATTTTATAGAAATCCGAAAAGATGGGAAGTGCTAGAGCTGAAAATCCTTCCCGGGCTATTAGGAAGCAAAAAAAAGTTGAAAATTTGGAGTGCGGCCTGTTCAACGGGTGAGGAACCATATACCATTGCAATGATGTTATCCAATCTCGTTCCACTTAGCCAGATAGAGATTTTGGCGACGGATTTGGATGAAAATGTAATGGCGCGTGCGGAATTGGGGATTTATCCTGAACGGTCCTTAACTGAAGTGCCGGAAGAAATAAAAAGGGAATACTTTGAAAAAGAAGGAAGTTTTTATCGTGTCAATGATGAAATCAAGAAGAGAGTGACATTTAAAAAGCAAAATCTTCTTGCGGATCGGTTCGATCGGGGGTTCGATTTAGTCGTTTGCCGCAATGTTTTAATTTATTTCACTGAAGAAGCCAAAAGTTTATTATATGAAAAATTCAGTGCGTCTCTAAACAGCGGCGGGATATTCTTTGTAGGAAGTACTGAGCAAATATTCACTCCTGGAAAATATCAATTTGAAACGGTCGACACATTTTTTTATAAGAAAAAGTAA